The Imtechella halotolerans DNA window ACTATATGGATGATAAATCCATACAGGAACTTCGAAAAAAAATGTATCAAAAATAATATAGGAAAGCCTTCAAATATCACCATGTTTTGAAGGCTTTTTTGGTATATTAGGGCAGTAAACCAATGGCCTTGAAAGATCTTAGTTTTTTATTTCTCGTTTTTGCGCTAATAGCAGAAGTAATAGGAACCGTGGGAGGTTTCGGTTCTTCTGTTTTTTTTGTGCCCATAGCCAATATGTATTTTGATTTTCAAACGGTACTGGGTCTAACGGCTCTTTTCCACTTGTCGAGTAATCTGAGTAAGATTGCATTGTTCAGAAAAGGCCTTGACAAGAAACTATTACTGTATATAGGAGGGCCTTCGGTGGTGTTTGTAATTGTCGGAGGAATAGCAAGTGCTTATATCGATGCAGCGTATTTAGAGATAGGTTTAGGGATATTTCTTATAGGTCTTAGTGTATTGTTTTTAATCAATTCACATTTAAAAGTAAAGGCCAATAAAAGAGAGGCCGTAACCGGAGGGGCATTGTCTGGATTCGTGGCCGGAATGTTGGGAACCGGAGGTGCCATTCGAGGACTAACCATGGCGGCGTTTAATCTGGAAAAAAATGCATTTATCGCCACTTCCGCTTTTATCGATTTCTTTGTGGATCTGAGTAGATCTGTGGTATATGTAATCAATGGCTATGTGACCTCAGAGGTTCTTATCTATATTCCTTTTTTATTGGTTATTGGAATAGTGGGAACCTATATAGGGAGATACATTCTAAGTCATATCTCCCAAGATAGTTTTAAGAAGATATCGCTTATTCTTATCCTAATCATCGGTGTAACCACCTTGCTGAATGTGGTTTTGGGCAATATATTAGGGCTGGAATAATTTGATGTTAAATAGTGCTCCGCTGACTAAGTTTTCCTGTGGTCTGGAAAAGAGTTGCCAATAAAATGACCAATGCGCAACCTATAAAGTTAAGCCATAAATACCCTAGTTTTTCATCTCCACTATCATAAATGTGGATGGTGAAATAGTATAATAAAATAACAATAAGTTGTGTAATTACTGCTGCCCAGAATACCGCATTGCCTTTAATAAATTTAATAAAGAAGGCAATCAAGAAAATTCCTAGTACATTTCCATAGAAAATAGATCCGATTATATTTACCAGCTGAATAAGGTTTTCTACCAGTGTACCAAAGTTGGCAAATAAAATGGCGATAATTCCCCATAGGAATGTAAACCATTTGGAAGCCTTCACATAGTGTTCGTCGGTACGGGCCTCTTTATGTCTTCTTTTATATAAGTCCATCGTACTAATGGTACCCAGAGCATTTAACTCAGAGGCAGTAGAAGACATGGCCGCAGAAAGGATGACAGCCAGCAAAAGACCAATAAGACCTTTAGGTAGATGGTTTAGAATAAAGTGGATAAATACATAATCCTTGTCATTGGTCTCACTTTTGGTATTAGCCTGCTTTATAATTTCCTTGGCCTTATTTCGATAGGCGTTCTCCTGCTGGTTAATGGCCATTATACGATCTTTGGCTTGCATAGTGGCATTGTATTCTTTGATTTCCAAAGCGGCAGCAAAACGGTGTTGAGCCCTTTTCTTTTCTGTTTCCAGCGTCGCAAATTGAGACTCAAGTTCATGATAGGCATCTGCATGCACTGAATTATGAACCGCTTGGGTAGCGGCAGGGTTAAAGTTTAAGGGAGAACGATTGAATTGATAAAATACAAATACCATCACTCCCACAAGTAGAATAAAGAATTGCATAGGGACCTTTAATAGGCCATTAAAAATGAGTCCTAATTGGCTTTCCCGAATAGATTTTCCGGACAAATAGCGCTGAACTTGACTTTGGTCCGTCCCAAAATAAGCCATGGCTAAAAAGAAACCACCTGTAATACCACTCCAAAAGGTATAACGGCTATGGGTGTCTACGGAAAAGTCAAGTATGTTCAACTTTTCATTAGCCCCAGCAATTTTAAGGGCTTTGCTAAAAGTGATATCTGATGGAAGGTAACTCATTATTAGATAAAAGGCTACAAACATTCCAGTCATGATGACAAACATCTGTTGTTTTTGAGTAACATTTACCGCCTTGGTTCCACCAGATACCGTGTAAATGATCACTAAAACACCGATAATCAGGTTCAGGGTTTTTAAATCCCATCCAAGCACGGCGGATAGGATAATGGAAGGGGCAAAAATGGTTATACCGGCTGCAAGTCCGCGTTGAATAAGGAATAGGATGGCAGCCAATGAACGAGTTTTTAAATCAAACCGGTTCTCTAAAAACTCGTAGGCAGTATAGACTTTAAGATTGTGATAGATGGGAATAAATACCATACAAATAACTATCATGGCCAGTGGAAGTCCGAAGTAAAACTGTACAAACCCCATCCCGTCATGAAAAGCCTGTCCAGGTGTTGATAAGAAGGTAATGGCACTGGCCTGGGTTGCCATTACGGAAAGACCTACCGTCCACCAACGTGCTTCATTGTTCCCAAGGATATAATCCTTTACGTTTTTGCTTCCACGTGTTTTCCATACGCCATAAATTACGATAAAGCATAGGGTACAGATGAGTATAATCCAATCAATTGTAGCCATTAGCGATTACCAGTCATTAATAGATAAAAAATAAAAATGTAAACAGCGTTGGCAAGTAACACCAAAGTGTATGATTTTTTCCATTGAAATCTTGAAAGCATGTCTATCCTTTTATTTTTGGTTTCTGAAGGGAATCTTTCCCGATAGAAATCATGTTGGTAATGAGTTTAAATGCCCCTGGAACTCCCTCTGGAAGTTCACGAAAGAAACTTAATCCTGTATAAATATAGTAACCTTTTCCGTAAGGAGCTACTAAAAGGCTACCTTCTTTGGGCGATTCGCCTTTGTCATTCATAGATAGAATAGGCACAAAGGCAGGATCCCAGTCATTAGGAAAATAAAGTCCTCGTTCTTGAACCCATCCATCAAAATCACCTGGGACAATTTTATTTGGGCCTGTTATAATAGGGTGGTTTGGAGCTATAATACGTACTGGAGCATCCTCTTCAGTAACTCTATCTCGTGATATTTTTAGAGGGTAGGGAGCTAACCCGTTAAATTGACTTAAAGCCCGGTCAGTGGTGTTGTATTGAACAATTAGATTACCTCCGTTTTTCACATAATCAAGTAAAATAGGCTGCTTATAGGTGAGTGGATCAATTACATTATAGGCACGGATTCCCACCACGATAGCATCAAATTGTTGCAGATAATTTTCTGTGATATTTTCAGGAGTTATTAGCGCTACCCTATAGCCAATTTGTTCCAGGCTTTTAGGAACTTCATCTCCAGCCCCCATCAGATAACCAATATGGTTTCCTGCTTTTTGTAGGTTTAGGCGTACAATTTTGGAGGAGGCCTCTTTTAGGATTGATTGTTTGGGAATATGAGGATAATCAATAGTTATTAATTCCTGATTGTAGGTGTTTTTTGGTGTGGTGACAAAGGCCTTTAGCAGCGCATCACTCTCAAAGGCAGGAGGAGTAACTGTAAATGTGAGAATCTGCTCGTCATTTTTTAAAGCAATATCAAATGGAAGCTCTGCGGGGGTGATTTGCCAACCCTTAGGTGCTTCAAGCCGTACCATTCCCTTTACTCCCGTTTCTCCTGCTTTTACATGCACAGGGAGTAATTTAGAATTCGCATCAGGAAAAACGGTTACTTTATGGGCAATGCTTACGGTCACTGGAGGAAGTATTTCAAAAGGTTGGTACACTTCTCCTTTCTCAGGATTGTTGTATTTATATACAATTTCTCGTTGTATTTCAAAGGGCACACCATCAACCTTTAATTGATAGCTTAAATAGGGGCGGTGAGTATCCGGATTCCCTCTGAGAAGTTGATCCTTTACCGTGTACATACCTAGATTGCCTTGCTCAGCTAGCCAATAGGGAGATGTATAAGGAGCATTTTTTGCAATAGGAATCGTTGTGGTTGTATTGAAAGGTTTGTTGAATACTAATGGACTTCCTTCAATGGTCATGGATTCAAACTTTATGTGCTCAAGTACCACGGATTGACTACTTCTATTAATGGCTTCTATCTTCAGTGAAACGTTGTTTCCGGGAGCAACTGTTTGTTCAAGGGCTACTGCCTCAATAAATAAACCTGTGGTTGCTATTATAAGCTCCTGAAGTTCCTGCAATTTATATTCCTTCCACGGGTTTTCAGGAACCTTTGTAAGAAGTTCATAGGCTTTTAAAAGTTCCCCTACGTGGGTGTCGGGTTGTCTGAAATTGAAATTTTCAGCGACCTTAGTTAGGATCTCGCCGATTGCCTTTCCTCCAGGCATACGTTCCCAACTGGTGGTTATACCATCGAAAAGATCATTCTTGTTGGTGGGAAAGTCACCTTTTAAAAATTCTAGGTATTCATTTTCATTACCACGGTTTCCAATCACACCAAAGCCTTGTGAACTGTGTTGACTTCTGCTTAGTGCGGCTATTTCCCCATTGCTTTTTCCTTTAAGTGGATAGAAGGTACCCGTATTGAGTTGTAGTAAATTGGTTTTATCCGCCTTTTGAAAGTTTTCTTCACTTCCATAGAACCACCATGAAGTATTAAAAAATAAACGTTTGGGTTGCCATGGCTGTACATATTTTAACTGCTCAGGATAGGCCGTTGGGTCTGCTGCCAGATCAAAAGCTTCGACACTAAGGATGGCAGAAGATGTATGATGTCCGTGAGTGGTTCCAGGGCTTCTATGGTCAAAACGATTAATGATTACATCAGGTCTTAGTTTTCGTATGGTCCAAACCACATCTGCCATCACTTCCTCTTTATTCCAAAGAGAGAGGGTTTCATCAGGATGTTTGGAGTACCCAAAATCATTGGCGCGAGTAAAACGTTGTTGGCCACCGTCTGTACTTCTGGCAGCTATTAATTCCTGTGTTCGTATCACCCCAAGTAGTTCTCGAAGTTCAGTGCCAATAAGGTTTTGTCCACCATCACCTCTGGTTATGGAAAGGTAGGCAGTACGAGCATGAACATCATTGGATAAATACGAAATAAGCTTCGTGTTCTCATCATCCGGGTGTGCAGCTATGTATAGTGCTGTACCAAAAAAGTTTAGTTTTTGAAGAGATTCATACAATTGGGCAGCATCGGGCTTTTTCGGTGGTTGCCCATAAATAATGGATAAATTCCCTAAAATTAGAAATGCCCAAAGGAGTTTCTTATACATAGTAGTGGTTTTGGTGGTATCCAAATATATCAAAAAATGTACCTCAATTTGAATTTTAAAATTTCTTTAACGAAGCACAAAGGGGATGTTGCCAATGAAAAATTCACGACAACTCCTTTTGTTAATGACTTTTTTCGTCATCTTCATTTCGTTTCGAAATTAGTGATACACCCTTTTGAAGGAGTAGGTTGTTAGGGTAGGTAATCAGCTCTCCATCATCCGTTCGTAGGTGAATATGAAATGCTTTGATGTCTTCAATAAGGGCCTCAGTAGGAAAATCTTTGTCTTGTATACGGATACGATCTCCTATTTTAAAAGGGAATGAAAAAAACAATACCACTCCTGCCGTAATATTACTGAGGATAGACCACTGGGCAAATAAGGCAACACCAATAATGGCAAAGGCGGAAGAAAGGAATAATCCTAATTCTTTAAAATCTGCTCCCCATGTAAAGCTTATGGCAATAGTCCCCAACATAATAAGTGTACCGTTTATGTACTTAATGATGAGTTTAGTACGCATTTTGTCGATATCACTTAACTGAGCAACGCGTTTAATAATTTTATGAAGAATAACTTTAAGAAATAACAAAATAGCTATGATAGCTAAGGTTTGGTATATATCTACCATGGAATTTTTAAAAAAGTCTTGCACAGGAATCGGTTTAAAAGGCTAAGATACGGACTTATTCTATCATACTCAATAGGGTGCTATAGAGCAGATGGGTGGGAAGACCCATCACATTAAAATAAGACCCTTCTATAGAAGTTACCCCTATATATCCAATCCATTCTTGGATACCATAAGCCCCTGCCTTGTCGAAAGGTTTGTAGGTGGTAACGTAATAATTAATTTCTTCCAAGGTCAATTCTTTGAAGTGCACTTTCGTAACCGCATTGACAGTCTTTTCAAGTTTTTTGGAGGTAAAGCATATGGAAGTGATTACCTCGTGAGTTTTTCCGGATAAGGATTCCAGCATAGCGACCGCCTCCTGGTGTGTTCGGGGTTTACCTAAGGCTTGTCCATTATGCCATACGATGGTATCAGAAGTAATAAGAATCTCATTATCTGCCAATTCTTCCTTGAAAGGAAGTGCCTTGAGTT harbors:
- a CDS encoding Maf-like protein, with product MLQEKLSGYRIILASNSPRRQQFFKDFGLDFEIRIKEVDEIYSDRLHHSDISDYLAQLKALPFKEELADNEILITSDTIVWHNGQALGKPRTHQEAVAMLESLSGKTHEVITSICFTSKKLEKTVNAVTKVHFKELTLEEINYYVTTYKPFDKAGAYGIQEWIGYIGVTSIEGSYFNVMGLPTHLLYSTLLSMIE
- a CDS encoding sulfite exporter TauE/SafE family protein, yielding MALKDLSFLFLVFALIAEVIGTVGGFGSSVFFVPIANMYFDFQTVLGLTALFHLSSNLSKIALFRKGLDKKLLLYIGGPSVVFVIVGGIASAYIDAAYLEIGLGIFLIGLSVLFLINSHLKVKANKREAVTGGALSGFVAGMLGTGGAIRGLTMAAFNLEKNAFIATSAFIDFFVDLSRSVVYVINGYVTSEVLIYIPFLLVIGIVGTYIGRYILSHISQDSFKKISLILILIIGVTTLLNVVLGNILGLE
- a CDS encoding PIG-L family deacetylase — protein: MYKKLLWAFLILGNLSIIYGQPPKKPDAAQLYESLQKLNFFGTALYIAAHPDDENTKLISYLSNDVHARTAYLSITRGDGGQNLIGTELRELLGVIRTQELIAARSTDGGQQRFTRANDFGYSKHPDETLSLWNKEEVMADVVWTIRKLRPDVIINRFDHRSPGTTHGHHTSSAILSVEAFDLAADPTAYPEQLKYVQPWQPKRLFFNTSWWFYGSEENFQKADKTNLLQLNTGTFYPLKGKSNGEIAALSRSQHSSQGFGVIGNRGNENEYLEFLKGDFPTNKNDLFDGITTSWERMPGGKAIGEILTKVAENFNFRQPDTHVGELLKAYELLTKVPENPWKEYKLQELQELIIATTGLFIEAVALEQTVAPGNNVSLKIEAINRSSQSVVLEHIKFESMTIEGSPLVFNKPFNTTTTIPIAKNAPYTSPYWLAEQGNLGMYTVKDQLLRGNPDTHRPYLSYQLKVDGVPFEIQREIVYKYNNPEKGEVYQPFEILPPVTVSIAHKVTVFPDANSKLLPVHVKAGETGVKGMVRLEAPKGWQITPAELPFDIALKNDEQILTFTVTPPAFESDALLKAFVTTPKNTYNQELITIDYPHIPKQSILKEASSKIVRLNLQKAGNHIGYLMGAGDEVPKSLEQIGYRVALITPENITENYLQQFDAIVVGIRAYNVIDPLTYKQPILLDYVKNGGNLIVQYNTTDRALSQFNGLAPYPLKISRDRVTEEDAPVRIIAPNHPIITGPNKIVPGDFDGWVQERGLYFPNDWDPAFVPILSMNDKGESPKEGSLLVAPYGKGYYIYTGLSFFRELPEGVPGAFKLITNMISIGKDSLQKPKIKG
- a CDS encoding mechanosensitive ion channel family protein is translated as MQDFFKNSMVDIYQTLAIIAILLFLKVILHKIIKRVAQLSDIDKMRTKLIIKYINGTLIMLGTIAISFTWGADFKELGLFLSSAFAIIGVALFAQWSILSNITAGVVLFFSFPFKIGDRIRIQDKDFPTEALIEDIKAFHIHLRTDDGELITYPNNLLLQKGVSLISKRNEDDEKSH
- a CDS encoding sodium:solute symporter family transporter; translated protein: MATIDWIILICTLCFIVIYGVWKTRGSKNVKDYILGNNEARWWTVGLSVMATQASAITFLSTPGQAFHDGMGFVQFYFGLPLAMIVICMVFIPIYHNLKVYTAYEFLENRFDLKTRSLAAILFLIQRGLAAGITIFAPSIILSAVLGWDLKTLNLIIGVLVIIYTVSGGTKAVNVTQKQQMFVIMTGMFVAFYLIMSYLPSDITFSKALKIAGANEKLNILDFSVDTHSRYTFWSGITGGFFLAMAYFGTDQSQVQRYLSGKSIRESQLGLIFNGLLKVPMQFFILLVGVMVFVFYQFNRSPLNFNPAATQAVHNSVHADAYHELESQFATLETEKKRAQHRFAAALEIKEYNATMQAKDRIMAINQQENAYRNKAKEIIKQANTKSETNDKDYVFIHFILNHLPKGLIGLLLAVILSAAMSSTASELNALGTISTMDLYKRRHKEARTDEHYVKASKWFTFLWGIIAILFANFGTLVENLIQLVNIIGSIFYGNVLGIFLIAFFIKFIKGNAVFWAAVITQLIVILLYYFTIHIYDSGDEKLGYLWLNFIGCALVILLATLFQTTGKLSQRSTI